The Montipora foliosa isolate CH-2021 chromosome 1, ASM3666993v2, whole genome shotgun sequence DNA segment taattacaaaaataattctcGATACCTTTCGCATTACAGTGGAGTACATTTCTTGCACCTAAAATATTAACTTGTCGTGTGAATCACGATCTCttttgacagaaaactgaaAAGATTTAATATcgtattaatttcagttttgacaTCGTGGTGAAAAGTCACTTGCATAAGCCAGTATAaattaaaatgtgtttgaatttAGTAATATATAGTTCACTGGCGGATTTTTGCCCTCAAATACTATTTTCAGTCACTTTTAATACTTCTGAAGGATAACttcgcattttttaaagctttccaAGCTACAAAGCCGAAAGTTAGTCAGTTCGACGATTTTACATGAATAATTAGCATCAGCTTGCGTTCAAATTTCGCGTCATTTAGCTCGctcaggttacaaacatttctgatattttcggAGTGAAGCGTTCCGAGTTCGAGCATAAAACTTcacacagaaaatgaataatagcaatatttgaagaatataaagtaaaaaaaaataagaatgaggtaccaggtacatttttatcgcgtCAAATATCACCCATTTTCCGCCGCCATGTTATGCGGTCTTTGAGGTTGTTCTTTAAACAGCttagaaaatcacaattttaacatttccgtaAAAAGTATCGAAgtagaaatgaacaagaatagttgttcttaatttttgtcaagtttggtgccaattgaattcatttaaagacttcaccgttgcttggttctcgcagcaaattttggacaatttgtcaaacagaaaaccgcactttaaccgcgttttcaaattttcgcaaatttctaaaaaaataagaatcgctggaacttttaaatgtggttcttgaaaatagttcactaaAGGGTATCTTTGGGCAAGATATGAGCTATCCGCCaaaatggtcgttgacggacgattctcgattcttacaggcagccgttcttaacaacagaaatgagcttgtaacaagttgcagacatgcaaagaaattccttctcaatagcgtaattatttaaggcttatttttagcagctcactggaaacagttgctatgcaccccaggctatagtgaattgctaccgttattttcaaaatcactgtaaaacaccatgtattccttctatATAAATTTTATAtagaaggaatacatggaacCAGAATACAAttatatagatacgtagacttgaactaggtcaaaaacatttatttgctactccgagtttcatgcttctcacgaagcaatcatcagcaattatatatataatatatatatatatatagcgcaagtagggggttccagttagctgcagagtgctcgatacgatatatatatatatattatatataagtTGTCTTaatgcgttttacattttggtactcGTCTTGGCTGTGAAGAGGCCCTGAAAACACGAAAACGCGAAGTTTCTAGCTTTCTCTCCAACCAtccaccaattttattcttggaatgttgATACTCACTTTTCAGGCCGAATGACTTAGAGTAATCACGAAATTTCTTTTACTGCAATTACGTGAAATATTTCTTTTACTGCAATTACGTGAAATAGTACTtttagataacgttctcgtaTCAGACTCGTATCCGTCGACGTCGTCCTTTCGTAATCTCCCTTATGCATATGTTTTCGGCTTTGCCTTTTAtatattcaacttgtgtggaaAAACTTGCGAATTTATTTACCTCAGTTACGAAATCGAATAAGTGGTGAATAACTTTGAGCGTTTTCTCAAAAtgatttgaacccaggagttacTTACCCCGATTGATCGTCTGGGTGAAAAAGAGTCCTGGGAAGAAGTGTTGGCTGtgaatgacgtttcgacaacctgagcggaagtcatctttagAGTCAAGTGACGGTTGGAAACTAAACGAATGTAGTCATGCTCTGGTATGCGTTGAGATTGGTAGTTGGGTTAGTTTCTTTTCCAACTACCAATCACAACACAGACCAGAGCATCACTACATTCGAAATTCCAATCGTCACTTGcaattgactctgaagatgatctCCGcttaggttgtcgaaacgtcagtcactgcCAACAGTCCCTCTCATTACTCATTTCACCCGGACGATCAAATTTCATCGAGGTGTTAACTTTTTTCCACTTGTTAGGTGGATAATGGTTTATCGTATTCCTCCAACAGTATGAATTCAACACTTACGGTGGTCATTTTTTACACGCCTGCTTCAGTTGACTTCATGCCACAGGTTTCCCAAATGAATGCATGTGGTTCCATTACCAAACGATAAAATAACCTCAGTGATATTACCAATCTCGTTTGATCAGTCCTgactgtcaatttttggcacatTGTTTTTCAAAGACCCTTCAATTTATTACCCGAGTTCCATAACCTATCGTATACGTACGGTCTTAATAGCTCAgctcaaagaaaataaattcacGAGTAACAAACAGAAATTGCTTTGCAGACATCTCTCGGAATGTGGTCTGCATCTTTGTTTAAATCAAAAAttatgttgttgtttgtttttgtttttgtttttgcacttCAGGCTGAAAAGTTAGGAGTCTATTCTTTTCCCCGACGCTTCAGCCATGGATGAAATTGGAAATATGTGTGAGAGTCCCGAGGAGCCGGGCCTGACCTGGAAGATAATATACATGTGTGAATCTGCTGTGATATTTATCCTCAACTCCTTCACCCTGATCGCCTTTGCAAGAAATCGTCATTTACGCAAGCGCACTATGTACCTTGTAATTAACCTGACTGTGGCTGATTTACTGGTTGGAGGAGTGTCAATACCTTTAACTTCGTTTGTGGAGCCGGGGGAAGAGCGACCCATCCTGGAACATACCGTTAAGCTCTCCCTGTATCTCTTTTCTTTCGCTACGCTGGTTAACCTATCTTTGATTGCGTTAGATAGGTTACACGCAACACTATTTCCCTTTCGACACTGTTTAATTGGAGGACGTTTTTATTGTAAAGTCATTGCCAGCAGCTGGTTTGTCGCCTTGTTAATTGCATGCATGATTAATATTTTTGACCTCTCTCTCGGAATACTCTTGCCAATGTGTGCACATGTTTGTGTCATTTTCATCATCGCCATCATCCTAATTATCTGTTATGTTAGCATTGCGGTGAATGTCCACAGAGGGAAAACTCATCACCATCATTTCAGTGCCATTTCTTCAGAAACAAAACTGTCTCTCACTTTGTTCATAATGACGGCTGCATCTGTGCTAGCCATTCTACCAATCACCATTTGGTGGGCCTTTGAGTGCGGAAACAAATGCCCTGAAAAAGTCGTGGGGCGTAACGTATTGGAAGCACTAACAGCGTTATATTTTGTCAATTCTATGGTCAATCCGTTGATATATGCCCTACGAATGCGAGCATTCCGAAAAATAATGAAAGCTCTTTTTTGTAAAACTACAGGACAAAGTCGGATTTAACCACATTAAGACAGGTTTGGATATTAATAAAGAAGTCAGAATTCCCAGGAGAATAGGTGGTTAAGtactgtttattacacaagcAGGAATGTTTTATCGGTGTTTACACCATGAGGCAAGCCTAGTGATTTTAGACCGAATAAAACACGCCTTCAAAAACATTCGATCCACAAAAaccgtgtccctctggactccgAAAAAAggttcaaataattattgtaagaggagaacattagcatacaagaaaaaaaagctaTCATGCCTTATTAGTGTTATTAGTGTCTTATTAGTTCTTAATTTAAAGACCATGCATGGCATTTGATAGGCTGTttcgctcatgaattattaataaatttgtGTCCTCGCCTTGATTTTAGgtaacaacaaaataattattatttacacaATAATACTGTATTACAGATTCGAGTCAGCAGAAACATGTACTGCATTAAATGTTAATGTTAATAGCAATGAAACTTCAAAGTCGACTGAATACAACTAGGTTACCAGCGAATTTCTTGGTTACCAAATTTAATCGTAACCGTACATATTAATTAACTGCAGTGTCTATTCATTGTCACAGGCCTAAACATTACAAGGaaacaaattaaacatcacTTCAACTAAATCCAGGTGAATGCGTTCCAGTTATCCACAGAAGCTataaaaatggctaaaaaaaaaaagaaaaaaagaaaaaaactctcTAGAGCTTCGGAAAAAAACTTGGCAAATTGCAGACATTTTACGTGTCTCGTGTTATTTATGTCTTCAGTTGTCTTCATCGAGTTTAACTAAGAGTGCATAAACTATAATAGATCCGCGTTCCTTTGTCGGCCATTCAATCTCCTGATTACTAAACTTCGAGTCGATTTCCGAAGTAGCTCCAATAGTCTGTGGCCCGACTTGGTAACTTTGTGGGTTAATGCACAGCTGAAGAACGGCTTTGGCAGACAATTTCTGTTTCGTCTTCGGTTCTTCAAAACTAAATAAAGAAGTATTACATCTTCAGTTTCTATCACTTACAAAATTACACGCCGTGTGGTGCAGTCCCCAATACATTTTTCGGAGTCGCCACTTTGAGAGCGACCACATGCAAGCCGCCAATACtttgatgtaaataacaattgcttaaggacgttcgcgcgagaATTTTCCATCACtgctttttttctgcaaattttaccattgaaagatgatgagttagtgatgtcagaaatgccCGGAAGaactaaatctgaaaaaaatccgtCTTCTttatcgaataaggccacaggcttttacaacagtggacTTGCTGAATCTCTCAAGGGACGCGTTCTCTAAATAAATTTACGAGGAAAAGGGTTGACTCCTATGCCAAGTATTGGAGATAGAGGGTATCCTGGATGATCTCCTAGCCGAGCATAATTACTGTACCAGTATCAGGCAGACTGCAAATCAATTCACATTGATAGAACGCAGGcgctctcactactgcgccaGTGTCTGCCCCgagtttaaccctttgactcccaggagtgatcagtatgcaaattctcctcataatttcaatgaaatttccGTCAGACAGtcattgagaatgaagattattatcagttTAAGAGgtgtaacaccaaattctcataactacccaaaaaagaaatctaaggtactagttaggagaatgtttaaaggaagagatatagtatttgtgagcgattgttttacaaaaaggtcttcaaaagttgtcttcAAGGCAAGGTCTGCAAAGGTCTTTTGGCTGCGTAATTCGTCTTTCTCATACTACAATATTGCGTGAATACAATATGGTACATTTTCACAGCCCCATTTCATTGTCAAAGCTATAcgtttctgttagaggtaatcaacCGACACTGAACAAATTAAAGTGCTTctacgaccaaaaaacaattcttttttttttctttggatttgaaaactatgttaactaaacactaagtgacccaagttttaagttctgattttaaaaagacacctgtttattttgactgtaactttcttatttattggtccgccattaagagagctgggtcgaggagaaaatgacgtcaaagactcactagtttaagaatgcaatgcgtgtgtatgtTGTGAAAAAATGTGCAGCACGAGACTTTCGAGCTTTCAGACATCTAAatccgtgttttgcatatataattagTTGCGTTTACTCGCTgaatttttaagctagtgattaagtgatgtcattttctttagatccaaccctctgaagtccaattggtcaattttgaacatgagtaatgacagacagtgaaatccaaaacttacactcaaaataaaaataaagtcatgtgttaagcgaacacgctttcaaaatctgaagaaaaaaaggaactgaTTTTTTGACCATATTAGCACAATATATTCAGTCGTAAACGCTCTAGGTTCCGTTTTTGATGTAAAGTATACAGTACCCTCGTTAAACAACCTTGCCATGTTTCGGAGTTAGAGCAGCTTACACTTGCTTTTTGACATTGTCCCACTTAACTAATTCAatttcaagtcacttttaatagtttcaatattaaagttgtgtttttgtatttgctCAAGTCTGGTAAAAACGGCATCATATAAAGGTTCACGAAACAAGTGTTGACATGTTTTGTTTATACACATGTACAAGCTATATCaaagacgacaggagccgatgacgattgttctttagtagggttttttgacagacaaatccgaagatagggtagggcatctgaacaccattttggccagagggggcgggaatttgaatgatccaatcctcaaaagttcaaatgcccggacTTTGCCAGGGAGGGGGTAAAGTTttgagttgatcggcgcattagcTTCGCGTTCATCGCAAACAGCAAACGTCACGCTTACATTTGCGTTTTGCGGAAAATCAAAGAAGCGTATTAATAAGCTTGATTTTAACTTCGTATTTCTTTCCTGTTACCATTGATATCGAGCAGCTTCTAATACGAGAAATCCAAGATAGAAGAAGTGAAATATCAGACAATTATGACCCACTGCAGCCTACCTCCCCAAACCTTGCCACTCAGTTCTCACCCCAACGCTAGATCTCTCTGataatttgtttccttcatCATACGTAAAACGTGTACGTTATTTTGACGGTGATCTGATGAGCCCTCAATTcttaaaatataattaagaGTATCCAAGGGAATTTGGCTCGCACCTTTTGGATTTTGCGTAACAGTCGTGTCCAGAGTACCGAACGCTTGGTGATACAAAGATCTGTTTGGTGTCAAAGCCGGAAGGTTTTCTTTCGTCGTTGAAATGTCCTGCCTCCTCACTTAGCTTTCTTCCTCCTAGCACCACATCACCTACAAAATGGAATCAAATCAATACCTTGAAAAGGAAACGAAGAGATTAGGTTGTAATGTGTGTGCTTACACTTGGACCGTGTTCACACTTGGTGCCTGGTCACGGTGCTGCTGGTGCGCATGAGAATTGTTTAGACTATACTGTGTGAGCACAGTCGTGAAATGCTGAAGTTGGCAAATAAAATTCGTAGAACAAATGCTAAGGCACTGTATCATTTTGTGCTCGTGTTTGAATTCGTACAGGTCTCTATTCAATAGAGaagcgcggtggcctcatggttagtgcgctcgactccggatcgagtggtccagaTTTGGGTCCTGGCTgcggacattgtgttgtgttcttgggcaagacactttacccCTACGGAGCCTCTCTCTACcgaggtgtataaatgggtgccGGCGCATTTAAGGCTGggagtaaccctgcgatggattagcatcccatccaggggggagtagacgCCCTTCACGCTAAGAAAGtcggggataagctccggcgtGTTGGGCCACTAGGCTCGGAAACCGCTTACCTCTATtaagaaacaaattaaaacaagaaaaaactatTTGAATTGGCTATTGATACAGAGAAAGGCGGACAGAAATCTTATTGAGTGATTATGGATTCATAGAGtaagaaaaaagccatttcgtCGTtacaaaggaaagcaaaaatcAATAGCACTTCCACAGCTAGTAAATTACTACAAAATGATTCTTTTAGCAAAGAAAGAATCATTGCCTTCCATGTTAGGTCATGACATGTTGCTGCCAAAGCAATAGTtgtctttttggtttcaattgcCGTAGCGTTACATGTAAAAGTGGTTCATCGATGCAGAAGAAGAAAATTCGAGATGCAAATGCAACGAAATAGACGTGTGATTTACCGTACTGGCCCAAACGCAGTGATGATCCCCAACACTAGAAATGTTTTGCCTTTGAGAGTGAACCGAGGAGACGCAACTGCAAATGCAGAACCTCGGTAGAAGTTGAAACCAAAGTAGAGTCAGCCCCACCCGAcgttttaaggacggtgactACTATTATTagtgcgcatacgttctgcgcatctcgagatactcggatttcctatcactgatacagggatatttttgcgcagtttaaaactatccgaagaaagtagatcttagtaagtactcttggtatcaaaaaagaaaactgggggtaaccatgcatttttgagagataattaagtttcaatttgagaaagaacgccatacattgatttgtattttaaagctttttaaaaatattattcatgaattatctttgacaaatgcttggttaccctcaattttctttttggatttcagtaacacttgttaagatctacattttctgcataatcacacactggggcaaaaatatcttcaattagtaggcaccgtccttaaaaagaCAGTGAATCAAACCGCGCCCGCGAATGTCACCTGCTTCCTCGCTTttgcgtttttcttttaaacggCGCTTTCGCTCGTGCCTGCACTTTGGAGGGCATTTCCTTAAATTCTTCGCTAATCGCTTCGCAAATACAGCAATGACACAACTCAAGAAGGTCGAACTGAAAACATGCTTTGCTCGTGTGAATCCTCCAATATAGGAGCACAAGACACAGATAATTAACATACCTGGGATAAGTAGATCACCACATTCAAGAATGGGATTGATGCTGTCTACTCTTGTACCATGAAATGCCACATGCCACTTGTTAAAGACACCTAGGGCTTGGGCTCGGTGATGGactcttaaaaaacaaaatgctACTTTACGATGAAAAACGGCGGAAAAGTTAATATGAGAAATAAACCAATGAATGCCTTGCTTTAACCTTCTCCACATGCCGCTGATTTTGAACATTTCACGTGACTGTTTTCTTTCGCAGATCAAGACAGAATGGCCAAGAAATGTGCCAAAACGGAATAGGTCAATGCAGAAAGAGCcgaactattgtttttgatcataaaacaattctttttcgAAGTTCTCATTGACCTTGAGCTCGCTGTTTATTAAATATACTTGTTCTAGTGCGCTTTTCATCATTTAAAGTATGGATTGAAGTAAGGCATCAAGTGAACGTAGTAGCAGTGatacaaaataaatatcaaaaaggcgGGTcagtagttaaaaaaaaaatcaccgaaAGCCAACAGTTAATTGTAGAAATCCTAAAATTGCATGCAGTTAATCCTGCAAAAAGGTTTGCCATCAAGTGAACGTGTTTAGGTGCAACACAAAGCCGCTATCAGTCCTCCCTGGCCAAACCAATACTGCACCACTGCAGGGGCGTAGCGTGACATTTAGAATGTGCTCGAAACTAGAGGGGTTTTCCCcggtaattttttaaaaatttggggTCTCGCAAATGCCATTTCGGAATATTTCTgaaggacatttcaataaataaatgcgaaagAAAATGCTACCCTCTGTTGGGTTTTCCGCAAGTTACAACACAAACAGGGGAATTAGAAGCAAAGGGCAAGACGTCGGAAACTATGtaataacatcatcatcatcataaacgTTCCTTAAAAAATAACCGGGAACTGGGGACTGGTGATGAGAATAACACTGTAGAGGCCTTGGAGGGCTTTTACGTATGacagaaaatatatatatatttaaaaatctACAAATTTCTCAAGTACGCACGTGAGTATTGCGTAAAGGACCCTACGCCCCTGCCGCTGAAATTTTGAGTGAAACGTGCAAAATAACCAAAGAACGCCAGATCAAACCACCGATGTTATCGTCATGCAGCAGCTCTAGTAAATAAGT contains these protein-coding regions:
- the LOC137979721 gene encoding neuralized-like protein 4, translating into MFKISGMWRRLKQGIHWFISHINFSAVFHRKVAFCFLRVHHRAQALGVFNKWHVAFHGTRVDSINPILECGDLLIPGDVVLGGRKLSEEAGHFNDERKPSGFDTKQIFVSPSVRYSGHDCYAKSKSFEEPKTKQKLSAKAVLQLCINPQSYQVGPQTIGATSEIDSKFSNQEIEWPTKERGSIIVYALLVKLDEDN